From the genome of Thermodesulfovibrionales bacterium:
GGAGGAAAGAAATGAAAAAGCATCCATTTTATTTTGTTTTCAGCCTCATTACCACAGTCTTTGTTGTAGCGGAGGTTGCATTCGCTGACGTGCCCGTTGCGAAGTCTGTTCCGACCC
Proteins encoded in this window:
- a CDS encoding IPTL-CTERM sorting domain-containing protein, with amino-acid sequence MKKHPFYFVFSLITTVFVVAEVAFADVPVAKSVPTLSEWGMIVTALGLGLGATYKILKKEK